Proteins encoded within one genomic window of Clostridiales bacterium:
- a CDS encoding TIGR03936 family radical SAM-associated protein, translated as MARYIIKFCKGEEVEFISHLDLMRCMQRALRRAKVDVSYTKGFNPHAQLSFATPLPVGISSRCEYMSIKTDGEIDAEKLVSRLNRALPQGLEIISAAEVDDNYPSLMSKVRAALYEIALTGVDREKFTDDIFDLLMKEPSVEVTKKSKNGEKLIDIKGMILNIKLERVDNDEIIFEALLSSGINNNLNPILLTDALRSHIESLGDSKIKYILKLETLMGGDH; from the coding sequence ATGGCTCGGTACATAATAAAGTTCTGTAAGGGAGAAGAAGTAGAATTCATATCGCATTTGGACCTTATGAGATGCATGCAGAGAGCTTTGCGCAGGGCTAAAGTAGATGTTTCATATACAAAGGGCTTTAACCCTCATGCTCAGCTTTCCTTTGCGACGCCTCTTCCTGTTGGAATATCAAGCAGATGTGAATATATGAGCATAAAAACCGATGGGGAAATAGATGCTGAAAAGTTGGTATCCAGGCTAAACCGCGCTCTTCCACAGGGATTGGAAATTATAAGCGCAGCAGAGGTGGATGATAATTATCCATCTCTTATGTCAAAAGTCAGGGCCGCTTTGTATGAAATAGCATTAACAGGTGTTGACAGGGAGAAATTCACTGATGATATATTTGATCTGCTTATGAAGGAGCCTTCGGTAGAGGTAACAAAAAAGAGCAAGAACGGTGAAAAATTGATCGACATAAAAGGCATGATCCTGAATATCAAACTCGAACGCGTAGATAATGACGAAATAATATTTGAAGCATTATTATCGTCTGGAATCAACAATAACTTGAATCCCATACTGTTAACGGATGCCTTAAGATCGCATATTGAAAGCCTTGGGGATTCAAAAATAAAATATATCTTAAAGCTTGAAACATTAATGGGAGGCGATCATTAA